Within Spinacia oleracea cultivar Varoflay chromosome 4, BTI_SOV_V1, whole genome shotgun sequence, the genomic segment CCATGCAAAAGTTGATTAAATTGAGGACagagaaagaaaaattaaattaatgcaGGTGGGTTAGTTCAGAGATAGAAGAAATGTGCGATAAGGGGGAGTTCAGAGAGTGAAGGATCAAATAGTGAtaaagcaattttttttttctcctcaGTTTAGTTAACTCTTTGGAATTTTGGTCAGGATTACGAAGGAAAACAATAAAAGTTGTAGAACCGCTATTGCCATTAGCGGTTCTACTACTAAAATCGATAATGGTGATAGCGGTTCTActgtttaaaaagaaaaaaaaaaagacggaGCTACATCCAATCCTACGTGGACAATATCTTGGGAATTAGTTTTAAAACCAATGCAAATGaggaatttattttaattttagcaATATTTAGGGATATCGATCTATTTACAAGGAATGTATAAattattctttaaaaaaaaaggaaaaaaaaaagaaaaaaaaggaatatataaattataaaaaactGATATTTTCCActtaaaaaagtaaaataaaaaggaGGCAGTGACACGCCACAGGCCACACCATTACAATTTACGAGCAAGGCTTCTGATTGGAGCCATTGAAGTTTCCCGtgaatcagaaaataaaaaagCTTCACTTCCCGTGAATCAGAAAATCAAAAAGGTTTGTAATTTCATTGTTCATATCATTGAATTTCCAATTGTTAGTTTCTTAATTCTCCGTTAAGTCGTAATTAAATCCCTCATTTGATCCAAGTTTTTGTATTCGCATCAAAACCCTAGGTTTTTACTGATTCAATCGTCAGAGTTTTGTTTAAGGTTCAATTTTAGGGTTTCAGTTTAATTAGGGGTTTGAGCTACGCTTACTGCTCGGTTATATGTATAATTTTCTATATtcctaaaaataaatttataattgtgcAGATGACTGATGCTGTTCGTCAAACGCAACCTCTTGATGAATATTGTGAGTCAGTCGTTTTATGGGGTTTTTCATTTATATACactttgatttttgcttgaactCGTATATTCTGTTTCGGTCTGATCAATATGTTTCCTAATTTTTGCATATACTCGTATAATTTGTGTTTGTGTTTGATCGATATGTCTCCTAATTTTTTGCATTTGCTCGCATAATTGTGTTTCTGTTTGATCAATATATCCCCTAATTTTTGCATTTACTCGTATAATTGTGTTTCGGTTTGATCTATATGTCTCCTAATTTTTGCATTTACTCGTATTATTTTGTTTTGGTTCGATCAATATGTCTCCTAATTTTTTCATTTACTCAgtattattttgtttcatttgaTCAATCTTAGCCTCAGAGGAGGATCAACCGCTGAGGATACAACGTCGTCGTGTTGCTTCCACGTCTGACAAAAGGGCCAAAGGTGGTTCTCTACAGTCCACACTGATGTTGTTTTCTTTCACCTTGGGAAATTCTTACTGACCTTTGCCTTTTAATATCATCTTCATTTCTTTACTTTAGCCTTGTTTCTCAAGTTGCGACGCAATGGTGCTTTTTCATACAAACATAAGAAACCACATCGACAACCAGGTTAGCTACACTAGAGGgtgctttgttttttttttttcaccatAATTTCGTGTTATCTTACCTCTTCTAAAAATCATTTTAGGCTCACATTTAAAGAAGCAGTGTGATGCTACTTTGTCTAATGAATCATCTGGTGAAGGCAAAGGTGAGCTACATTTATATCTTGCACCATTAATCCTTGCTGATAAAGGCCATTTCATTTTGTTGACTAATAATCTAGCATTAGGATAGAGACACCCCTGCCATCGGCATACTGGCAATTGTTATTCATTGTGATTTTTATGGGTTAACTGGCTTAAACTAATGCAAAATATTGACAAGGAACTTTCTAAGAATGCTTTTGGTCgagatttttttgttttgataaCGTATGCTTCCATTCTGTAATTTATGATGTTCTACAATCTGATTGACACTTGCTATGGTTAAAGTTAGCTTGACTTTGGATTGTGATCTTTATACTCAACTTATTCCCTTGACTTATCTTAACAGGATCATGGACTTCTGGTTGGGAAAAGGTACGTCCAAAGTTTGAGGTTTTCTTAAGTTTTGTTTGTACTCTGTATTTGGCCGTATCTTCTAGTAAATCCAATAACTTATGTTGAGTATTttcttcatttcatttattCCCCTCTTTCCAAGTCATCTTTGGCCTCCTCGACTTATTCTAAACCCCCTATCATCCCAACTCTCCATGTTACATTTGTAACATATATTCCAAGCCTCTAGAGGCCAATGGTTTCCCTTCCCAGACTCTTCGATAATCCTTAAATATTAAtgaattcaaaattttaaaatacaaaACAAGTCATACGCCCTCTATGTCGTCATTTCTGTTAACCGACATATCACCTATTCTTATTTGTGGGAGCCTTAGGATTATCATTTAATTTTTGTAGTTTGATCGATATGCTGACATTGTTTACTGAGAGAATTATTCTTATCAAGCCAAGCTTAGAAAAGGTTTTTCGTTTGAGGCGAGCTTGTATTTTAGTTCAAACACGAAAAATTAAGTAAAACTTAGTCCACCCATGTTGAGTTCGACTTAGCTCGGTTTGTTGTTATCCTTGGGTATATGTTCTTCATCATATTCTTATTTGTGAGAGTCTTCTTTGAATAATCATTTAATTTGTGTTGTTTGATTAATATGCCAACATGGGTTTTTGGAGCAGTGCTGAAGTGCCGATTCTCCTTTACTACAAATTCTTTATTCGCTTATATGAAAAATTCTCCTTGCTAATAAAGGTTTCTCCTCTTTTGCTTAAATTTTGCAAATCTAGGAACCTAGTTTGCATATGACGGAAGACGATTTTCCAAGAGAGGTATGGATAGGCGAGGATGAGCCGGAACTTGTTATCCCTCGTAGCAATGACGAAGAATTGATTTTTGAAGATATTGGTTTTCAACGTGAGTGTTctatttattttgtttaatttttaatatattttttgaacaaGGGCTTTGAAAGCTTCTTTACTTTTAAATTGTATACAGGTAGGAAATTAGAAATTTCTAATTTCTAGCTACATTACGCTCATTCATTGAGGGTTCTTTACGCTTAATATCCTTTCTAATCTCGTGGCTTTAAGTTGAGAAggaataagaaaaaaatatttgGATTGTAAGTTTAGCGGTAATAGAAACATGGAGGTAGGGAAGATCACCTTGGATGGTTGGGTTATTGAAGGTACATATTTCTTTTGTTACCTAGGgtctattatccaaaaggatgggGAGTTAGATGGAGATGTTTCGCGTAGAATTAAATCACGTTGGTTAAAATTAAAGAGTACTACAAGGTTTCTAAGGGTTTTTATGTTATCTTGGGGGAAGGAAAATCAGACATACAAATGTTGCGTTGTGAAACAATGTCACATTCATAAGATAAATGTAGCGACAATGCGTATCTTTTGTTCGATGTGTGGCGTTATAAGAAAGGATCTGTTGAAAAATGGGGTGGTTAGGAAGAAAGTTGGGTTACACCGATTGAGAATAAGACAAGGGAGAATTGACTAAGGTGGTTTGGCCATGTAAGATGAAGATCGAATGATGCGCCGGTTAGAAGACTTGAGGCTTAAGACTTAAGAGTGACAAATCGATTGAACCGTGATGGGGAGGGGAAGATCAAAGTGAACATGGAAGAGGGAAGAGGGTGGTTAAGAGTGATATATGTGTTTATTGGGATTGATGAATGGGCGGAGTGGAGTGAGATAATATATAACTACAACTCAATATGACCTAATTGTTTCTCATTActctttttgcttttttttttccttttctcttttctattttcCTTTTCTAACTTCTCCATTTTTTTTGGTTAAGAACATCTTTGTGCCTCTTTTTTAAACCTTACATACCCTGTTTTCTTGTTTCCTATTTTCGTGCCTTATTACCTTCTCTTTCTCAATTTTACATGTTTACTTTCTTTAACCTAACCTTTACACTTTTCTTACTTAATGTTCCGCTTACAGTTTCTTTTAATGAATCATGTTAGTCGTCCCCAAATATTTTTTGGACTAATCTTTGTTGTTGTGAGTTTTCTTTTATGTGTTGATACAACGTAATGAACTATGGTTGTGAAACTGTTGTGTTATAACGGAAGCAAGAAAGTCATTTAAGAACGTAAATAAAGATCACaaagatttaacgtggttcactaacaatatGTTAGCTACATCACAAGCAGAGGAGAgaaaagttttattgatcttgaggaataTCGATTAGAAAATACAACTAAGTTATAACCtaaagagtttatatagtactctatAAATAGATGTGGTAACGATTAGAAATAGGCTcaaaacagataaccctagtCCAGAGTAACAGTAGAAAGCTCCTCAGCCTCAAAATCAACAACTCTGAACATTTAGAAAGTTGAAACAATGTTGGATTATGCTATGTGGAAACGGCTTGGTGACCATGTCAGCTGGGTTGTAGCATTACCCACTTTGTTCATCTTAATTCTAGAAAATGGTACCTTACATCAATGTGTTTATTCCTCTCACGATGGACTTGATCCTTAGCTAAACAGATTGCACTGAGGGGTTTGATCATGATGTAGACCCAAATCACTGATCAATTCTTTCACCAAATTTCCTCTTTGGTTGCTTCTATCAATTTTATGTACTCTATTTGTGTAGTAGACAAAGTCAATGTAGGTTTCAAAGTAACATTCTACTGAAAGCATAACCTTGTCAATATCTCTAACATATCCAAAGTTTTAAAATCAGTCACCGAACACTTTTTTTCACTTCCATATGAGACCAACATTAGTTTTACCTTTTAGGTAGGTTCACCCATAAACCTACTAACACCACTAGCACACTGTGCAAGATTAGGTCTTGTGCAGTCCATTGAATACATCAAGCTTCCTACCGCACTAGCATAGGGAACTCGACATATGTACTCCTCCTCAGCAGATTAGGTGCAAAAGCAAGAAAGGGAGTATATAGGGCTTTGTTGTAGACATCTTGACAAAATCTTCTAAGTGTATCCCTTATGTGACAAGAACAActtcttttttgtttatatCCCTATAAATCTCCATCTTTTGAGAATTTTCCGAGCAACAACCAAATCTTTCATCTCAAACTTAACACTAAGGAGATCCTTCATCCTCCGAACATCAGACTTGTTCTCTATAGTTATCAACATACAGGACCACGCAAATTAAAGAACTATTTGTTGCCTTGCTATAGTACTTAGTAAACCCAATTTTCATACGCACTTCTGGTATAGCTAATCTCTATCGTATAGCTGTCGAATCTCTTACACCACTACCTCAGAGATTGCTTTAGTCCATACAAGGACTTTTCCAACTTGCAAATACTCTTCCTCTTCCTTATCAGGAACCTAAAAAATCATGTGGCTGAGTCATGTATATATCCTCTTCATGTAGAAAAGTCGTCTTCATATCTAGTTTTTCAAGCTCCAGATGCTGATGTGCTAGTTGTTCAAGCTCCTGGTCCTCGTGAATTTGTTGATCTTCACTTTCATTCCAAACATCTTTCTCAATGAATTTCAAACACTAAAAAAGCAAATATGACTTTGTTGTTATAATAGAATCAAGAAAGACAATACGAACGTAAATAAAGAACAtagagatttaacgtggtttaTTTGTTATGTGTTGGACTGTTAGCTACGTTTCCCCAATAGAGAAAAACTTGATTGATCTTGAGGAATTATAGATTACCGAATACAATTAGGTTATGACCTAAAGAGTTTATACAATACTCTCCAGACAGGTGCAGAAAAGCCCAGAATGGAGACTTCACCGATTTAAGGCATATATTCTAACCCATGTTGTATGGTATAATAGTACTTGCAGGTGTATTGTGTACTTGGGAGAAGGAAAAAACCAAGTTTCTATGTGTTGTTTTTCTTCTCATTAATTACAAGGTGTAGAGAAAGACCTAAGAAAAcctggaggaaggtgattgagcacgatatgagcacgatatgagctttcttgggattgaggaaaatatggcgttggataggacagaatggagggagagaatacacattgatgacttcatttgacttatacaactatttttctgttttttttttaaaattctttaaaattctttttaattttacatgctattttgaaattacttattttacttattcatttattttaaactttagttatttttattatctcctataatattttttctgtaatatatatatatgcactttcctcttatcttactttcattaatttcactttcactttctcttccttattttttattttttaacttcccgctcctttctgtttgattggtgacaatgacgatctcctacgacgattcatgttagccgaccccaaaacattttgggactaaggctttgttgttgttgttgtaattaCTTGGGACAAGTGTACCTTTTGAGAAAGTTGTTGGGCTTGAACCGAAAAtagttatttattaatttgtcgctACATCAAAACCTTATAGTTATTTAATACTTTTTTGTTAATCAAACTGTTTAGTGTTGTCTTTATGACTAGAATACTAGGCTTAACATAAGATAGTCATTGGCCCTTGTAACTTTGTTTGTTTAATTAATGCATATGGAGATCATGGTCTTCCTGTTTAAGTTGGATTTTCTTTTTGGCAGTTAAGTTGTGTTTTTTATAAACCATTATAGCATGTACTGATTACTACTTACCCTATGTCTAACTTGTTGCCATAATTGACTAACTGACTTTTTTTTGTAATGCGTGCTAAGTTTGTCCTACGTTCATGGAGTTATAATGTGTAACTTGCTAGATAAGTTTGTCCAACGTTCATGGAGTTATAATGTGTAACGTTATTTTTATTAGTGCCTTTTGAAGATAATAATTTTGTACTTTTAACTAAATATTGttctagcaaaaaaaaaaaagagttctcaattttttttaaaggtttGTCCACAAAAATCAAACGCAGCCTTTCATTTtgcaaatgttttttttttttttaaattttaacttCTCCACCATGTGTGATGAGTGCATGGATTAAATGTTGGATCTTGGTGTCGTGTTAAGCTTGAAACCTATACAATGTGGCGCGATTATTGTGTCAGTTAGGGTCCTTTTTAATATTGCATTGATGTTGGAAAATGATCCTATTAATAGATAGGTTTAACATGTTTTTGGTAGGTAACCTTGGTTGTAATAGGTTCTATATTGACCAaactatttttttcattttttccacAGATATTCCTCCTGAAGACGACATTACACCAAAGGTGAATACATGCCTGTTACTTATGATGATGTGATTAGGTTTGTAGTCTTTTGATGGAGTTGATTGAGAAGGTTATGCAAGAATGTTGTATCTGTTGTGTGCTCATCTGTGATGCTCAGACTTGGTGGTTGACCCAGCTGTACCCATGTTGAAACTACTCCAGCGAATAAAAGGTGGTCAAACTTTGGAGTCAGAAAACGGACACTGCCCTTCCTTAATATCTGTTTCCCTGACCATTGATCCATAATTCTAGACACTTGGAAACTGTATTCCTGAAAAACCTTAAAATCAAGGAATCATAAATTTCAAAAACTCTCGATCTGAAATTTGAATGGCCGACTTCCATGGAAGCCAAACACAACTTTAAGGTTTGCCTTGCTGGAGGGAGGAGGCCTTTCCCTTGTTTTCATTGCCAATCCGTCTGAGGTTGGCGTGGAGCCGTGGGAAGATGTATGAAATGAAAGACAAACGCGGTATGCAGCAGGTAATTGAGGTGATGTGTAGTGAGGAGGTGAGAGAAGTTGACCAGTTATTTTCGTCCTTTCCcctcctttttcttttcctctAACATCTTTATATTTACTTTTTAAAACCTTCGAACTGTCCCAAGCTAGTTATTCTAAAAGAAAACTTGATATTCGAGAATATTTCTCCCTCCTATTTTTGTAAGTGTAACACTTCCCATTTGCCACCGTAAAAGGTGGTTATGTAGCAGTTGGTGGTGTTTTTGCAGTGGGGTGAAGACGATAGTGGTGTAAGTGGCAGTGTTGATGGTGTATCAGTTTAGGTGGTATGTTGGCGGTGGGTTAGTGCCTTTGTGGGTAGTGTGAATTTTGTCTTTTGCCTTTCTTTACCACCCCTCCTTAAAGTACAGGCCAAAACGAAGTGTGtcaataagaataaggtgaagagaatatAATTTTACCCAACCAAAGACCGCAAAAGTTGCTTGAGTTATTTATTTCTGTTCTTATAATATCGTGGTCATTGaagtgggttttttttttaaaaaaaaattctagaCATAACTAAATTTAATTTTTCGATTGGAACCCAAAATTTCTTCTTTTAGCAACTGATCATTTTGGGTGTTTCAATTTTTTGCAATTTTCACCTTGTGTAGTTGTGTCGGATAACCGTGGATTCCGAGTTTGGTGAAAAGTCAGAGTTTGTCAAATTGCTGAAGGAAATTAACTGGTAAAGCATCTTGTTATTTTCAAGTTCAGTTTGGTGTTTCTATCTCATAGGTGAAAATGTGAAATGCTATTTTCCCTGATGGTTGTATTTGTGTTTACAACTTTACATGATTTGTGACAGTGAAAATCGGTTCGCTGCGTGCTCTGTGCAATATCCCTTAGCATTTTATGCCCGTTTAAACAAGTCAGAAGTTGACAACTTTAGAGGTCAGTTTTTCCATATTAAACTAGATGAAATAATGTCGTGGAAGTTTGTTTTCATTTGCTAGTTTACCTTTGTTTTTTCAGATGTAAAGGGAATCAATCAGGTGTTTGTTTATGAAGGTAGAACTATATTTACACACCGGTAGATGGCCTTCAAGTGACGCGTGTTTACGTCTGCCTTTTGCTTCTAATTGTAAAATTGTTCTCAAAGCACCGGTAGATATGTTAATTACTATCCTTAAATATCTAATTGTAAAATTGTTCTCAAAGCAACGCACATCCTCATGGAAGTAAGACTGTTTGGGAAGTCATACTACGTACTGTATTTGACAGTATTAGAGAAGTCACAGGTTGGGAAGCACAAGGGCTGGTCCTTTTGTTTTAAATGGTTGGCTTTGCGCTTTTATTAACTTAACTTTTTGGGTTATCAGGCGCCAAAAGCAAAATCACCCCCTGGAAAATCCGCATGTCTAGAAATTAAGTAGCTATTGGTTCGTGCTCTGGTTAATTTATTTTGATAAGTTTTCCGACTTTAATTTATATGGAGTAATTGCTATATCTTTGTATCAGATTATAACTAGCAATGACTAAACGAAAGCTTCGATCAATGTTATAATAGTTACCGTTTTCAGTTATGTTGTTATGCATCATTTTGGAAAATTGTAGCTTAGTGATTGCTTTTATCCACCTAGTGAAGTACTccatccgtatttatttaagggatacaatTGGCTGgatacgggtattaagaagaagaattgaatgaaataaaataataaagcaagtggggttgggtagatattttaataataaacaaGTGGGGATCACGTCATTTAGGAGGGGGGGTGGGAGGTGGGTGTGCttctaaaattatttgtttaataggatggtggtcatatggtaaattagatgtattatttaattagatggtggggttgataagttactaaaaatgacaagtgtatctcttaaataaatacggttgGAAAATGCaaatgtatcccttaaataaatatggagggagtattcaATTGCAATCAGAACGTATTTGTGTCTAGGGGTACAGCTGATCCTAGTCGAGTTCTACTATGTTTATGTTTGTGTTCATTTAATTTAGGCGATCTCGAACCAGAACACGATCTTTCAATGGAGCTCAAAAATTTGTTCAAACTCCGTTCATTTAAGCA encodes:
- the LOC110787879 gene encoding uncharacterized protein, whose product is MTDAVRQTQPLDEYSSEEDQPLRIQRRRVASTSDKRAKALFLKLRRNGAFSYKHKKPHRQPGSHLKKQCDATLSNESSGEGKGSWTSGWEKEPSLHMTEDDFPREVWIGEDEPELVIPRSNDEELIFEDIGFQHIPPEDDITPKLCRITVDSEFGEKSEFVKLLKEINCENRFAACSVQYPLAFYARLNKSEVDNFRDVKGINQVFVYEGRTIFTHR